From the Bdellovibrio reynosensis genome, one window contains:
- a CDS encoding ABC-F family ATP-binding cassette domain-containing protein: MIHLSNISKQHGNKILYKNGSFQINAGEKIGLVGPNGAGKTTIFRIITGEEGVDGGTISKSDRTVIGYFSQNIEEMKGRSAIEEVKSAVGNIGDMQARMQEFEAKLCDPDLDPDEMNKILETYGELQAEFERLGGYDLESRAAEILTGLGIGPDDYHRPSESFSGGWKMRIALAKILVLNPEVLLMDEPTNHLDVESIVWLEEWLVNFKGAILMTSHDRDFMNRLVSKIVEIANKTITVYGGNYDFYERERDIRKEQLIAAAKRQEDMLAKEEEFIARFAARASHAAQVQSRVKKLEKIDRIEIPPEEAEIKFEWPVPPRGGDEVVKLEGLGKIWQRDDGKEKLVFSGANALVKRMDRIAVVGVNGAGKSTMLKIIAGHTEATNGKSTLGASINVGYFSQNSLDVLDPKATILDEVHSRIPNAGMGFVRSLLGAFKFSGEEAEKKISILSGGEKSRVVLACILAQPVNLLILDEPTNHLDIKSREVLLEAIKNFPGTVMIVSHDRHFLREVTTRVFEVDKSQLRIYEGNYEYYAHKKQEELAAR, from the coding sequence ATGATCCATTTATCGAATATTTCGAAGCAACACGGTAACAAGATCCTTTATAAAAACGGATCCTTTCAAATCAACGCAGGTGAAAAGATCGGTCTTGTCGGTCCCAATGGTGCCGGTAAGACAACTATCTTCAGAATCATCACGGGCGAAGAAGGTGTTGACGGCGGAACGATTTCCAAATCCGATCGTACAGTGATTGGTTATTTCTCGCAAAACATCGAAGAAATGAAAGGCCGCTCAGCAATTGAAGAAGTGAAATCAGCTGTCGGCAACATCGGTGACATGCAAGCTCGCATGCAAGAATTTGAAGCAAAACTTTGCGATCCTGATTTAGATCCCGATGAGATGAATAAAATTCTTGAGACCTACGGCGAACTGCAAGCGGAGTTTGAACGCTTGGGTGGTTATGACCTAGAATCCCGTGCTGCTGAAATCTTGACCGGTCTTGGTATCGGTCCTGATGATTATCACCGTCCTTCTGAAAGCTTTTCGGGCGGGTGGAAGATGCGTATCGCTCTTGCCAAAATCCTTGTACTAAATCCTGAAGTTCTTTTGATGGACGAGCCGACGAATCACTTGGATGTTGAATCCATCGTGTGGCTAGAAGAATGGTTGGTGAATTTTAAAGGTGCCATCCTAATGACGTCGCATGATCGTGACTTCATGAATCGCTTGGTTTCAAAAATCGTTGAGATCGCAAATAAAACCATCACTGTTTACGGTGGCAACTATGATTTCTATGAGCGTGAGCGTGATATCCGCAAAGAACAATTGATCGCGGCAGCGAAACGGCAAGAAGACATGCTTGCTAAGGAAGAGGAATTCATCGCGCGCTTCGCAGCCCGAGCTTCCCATGCCGCGCAAGTTCAGTCTCGCGTAAAGAAATTAGAAAAAATTGATCGTATTGAAATTCCACCTGAAGAGGCCGAGATTAAATTTGAATGGCCCGTTCCTCCGCGTGGGGGTGACGAGGTTGTTAAATTAGAAGGACTTGGAAAAATCTGGCAAAGGGATGATGGCAAAGAAAAGCTGGTATTTTCTGGAGCTAACGCTTTAGTAAAACGCATGGACCGGATTGCGGTTGTCGGTGTGAACGGTGCTGGTAAATCCACGATGTTAAAAATTATCGCGGGTCACACCGAAGCAACTAACGGTAAATCGACATTAGGTGCTTCGATCAATGTAGGTTATTTTTCTCAGAACTCATTAGATGTTTTAGATCCTAAAGCGACGATCTTAGATGAAGTGCATTCGCGCATTCCCAATGCCGGGATGGGCTTTGTGCGCAGCTTGCTGGGCGCATTCAAGTTTTCTGGCGAAGAAGCTGAAAAGAAAATTTCTATCTTGTCGGGGGGTGAAAAATCCCGCGTGGTACTTGCTTGTATCCTAGCGCAACCCGTGAACCTTTTGATTCTGGATGAGCCGACGAATCACTTGGATATCAAATCCCGTGAAGTATTACTTGAAGCCATTAAGAACTTTCCAGGCACAGTGATGATCGTAAGCCATGATCGCCATTTCTTGCGTGAAGTGACCACTCGGGTGTTTGAAGTGGATAAAAGTCAGCTGCGTATTTACGAAGGAAACTATGAATACTACGCTCACAAGAAACAGGAAGAACTTGCGGCTCGCTAG